From a single Brassica rapa cultivar Chiifu-401-42 chromosome A01, CAAS_Brap_v3.01, whole genome shotgun sequence genomic region:
- the LOC117126757 gene encoding uncharacterized protein LOC117126757 encodes MEEDAVEHRLPVRLFATNRFQRRRLIVYSRPNILAFLRHILRGSPVFTRRVSVGNLFDLPARQCPVSCKLIHGFVSRHLLCNQEHTLWTVFGKDPLRFSLEEFGTITGLNCGAFPKGYEAPDHNQKGSNKQKGAHKDPMWKEIIGKYNNITIADFADELENDEEMDDERRFQLALIIIVDGVLIASQQIHRPTLRYVQMLGDVDAFLEFPWGRESFLHTVRCMKPPKFEKGKPVEDRVGMLVQKLKQSSFCLTGFPLALQLLAFRAIPMLQSKIPAQRADSNGAYRAYSA; translated from the exons ATGGAAG AGGACGCCGTAGAACACCGTCTTCCAGTGAGGCTCTTCGCAACTAATAGATTCCAACGTCGCCGTCTGATAGTCTACTCAAGGCCGAACATCCTAGCTTTCCTCCGCCATATTCTTCGGGGTTCTCCGGTGTTTACAAGGAGAGTCTCCGTTGGAAATCTTTTTGATCTCCCCGCTCGGCAGTGCCCCGTTTCGTGCAAGCTTATACACGGTTTCGTCTCTCGTCACTTGCTCTGCAACCAAGAACACACGCTGTGGACAGTGTTTGGTAAAGACCCCCTGAGATTCAGTCTTGAAGAGTTTGGGACCATAACTGGTCTTAACTGTGGAGCATTTCCAAAGGGGTACGAAGCACCCGATCACAACCAGAAGGGTTCAAACAAGCAGAAGGGCGCACACAAAGACCCGATGTGGAAGGAGATAATTGGCAAGTACAACAACATCACCATCGCTGACTTTGCAGACGAGCTTGAGAATGACGAAGAAATGGATGACGAGAGGCGATTCCAGCTCGCCCTTATCATTATCGTGGATGGAGTGTTGATTGCCTCCCAACAGATCCACCGCCCCACGCTTAGGTACGTCCAGATGTTAGGGGACGTAGATGCTTTCCTCGAATTTCCCTGGGGCCGTGAATCTTTCCTCCACACTGTACGGTGTATGAAACCACCAAAGTTCGAGAAAGGCAAGCCCGTTGAAGACCGCGTTGGTATGCTTGTCCAAAAACTCAAACAATCATCATTCTGTCTCACCGGATTCCCACTAGCACTGCAGCTACTCGCTTTCAGAGCTATACCAATGCTGCAGTCGAAGATCCCTGCTCAACGAGCTGACAGTAATGGAGCTTACCGAGCTTATTCTGCCTAG